Below is a window of Panthera leo isolate Ple1 chromosome B4, P.leo_Ple1_pat1.1, whole genome shotgun sequence DNA.
AGGTGCAGCTGAAGGAGCTAGAGAAGGAGTACGCGGCCAGCAAGTTCATCACCAAAGAGAAGCGCCGGCGCATCTCTGCCACCACGAACCTCTCGGAGCGCCAGGTCACCATCTGGTTTCAGAACCGGCGGGTCAAAGAGAAGAAGGTGGTCAGCAAATCGAAAGCGCCTCATCTCCACTCCACCTGACCGCCCATCTGGCCACCCGCCCCATCTATTTATGTCGCCGCTTTGTACCATAACCGAACCCACCGATGGACGCTTCGCCGGTGCGGACGAATATTTAATGTTAACGAGAAAGAGTAACCGCGTCGCGGGAGGCAGAGAGGATCCGAGGGCGAGTTCCGcagccccctgctccccaccccatcctcaacccccacccccatgcagaTGGGACCTACTAGCCTCTACAGCTTtggaggtgggtgtgggtgggCTGTGGGAGGAAGGCTAACTGCCTCCACATCCCTTTGCCCTCGACCTTGGCTTGCCAGAAAACCTaatggcagcagagagcccgatcaTTCCAACCAAAGCAGGGTTGGGGGATCCCGAATGACCCCATTCTTGCCTCATCCTTTGCCCAGGCAGGTTGATGACCCTCCTGAGGGTGGGGCCTCGGTGCAGGACCTGGTGAGCTCATACCATCCCCCCCAGTTCCTCCTCCTGTTCCCAGTCCCTCCCGCGCTCCTTAGTTAGGCAAGATTTCCCAGTTAAGATTTtctgtgcatattttaaaagtcGCGTTAATATTAATGATACTTGTTAGGGATCTGGCATCGTGATTGGAGTACAGACAGCGcgtaggttttctttcttccctgtttcAACAAAAGCTGGAATCGGTGGGGGAACTGCCCGCCCCCACCTCAACCAGGAAGCTGAATTTCTCTGGAGTCCCCACTGCCTCCTGTGTTCTGCTCTCCATCAACGTGCAGAGATCCAAGGAGATGGAAACTCCAACCACGCTGctaaatcaatctctctctctctctctctctctctctctctctctccttcctctttccctctcccactctttaCTGGGGATCAGGCCAGGCACAGAAGCAGAACGTTTTTCTAAGGAAAGGACAAACTTCTCTTCCAATGGGATGGAGAGTGGGTCCCCCAGCACAGCCCCTCTCCAGCTGCCCTTCCATGGAGGCCATAGCTGAGGAGACAGCCTCACACTTTCACTTTTACTGGTTGTCCAGAGGAAAGCAGTTTTCTTCCAGAAGGCCAAAATAACCAGCCCCCAATTAACCAGCTAATATAGACACCGCCTAACATTTCCCTCCTCAAAGGCCAACTCACTGCTGAGGGGGGGGAGGCCCCTCACCTTCTCCCTTCCCACTGGTGCATTACAAAACAGTGTTCTTTTGAAATGTTCATCAGAAAtaggcttttttaaaatgtgtgtatctgtatatagTATTGTGATGTCTGAATGACAACGTActgaatgcaaaaagaaaaagaaccccacaaacctgtttttaaaataaaatcttttttttttttttgccttgattTTATCGCTCAGATTCCTTCTGAAGACGCTTCTGTCCTCTTGCTCGTCAGGGCCATCCCTGATACCCTGACTCAGCCCGGGCGAGCAAGGGGAGGAATGTAGACATCACCCCCAGCCGGGTAAATTCCAAACTCCTATTTTGTTCCGCTTACATTTCTAAAGTGAGTTACTTGGGTTGTTGATGTGATCTAGACAGGAGAAAAACGCCGTCCTCAGAATAGATGAGTGTATGTTGGGAAGAAATGGGTGTGATTAGCAACTGGGAAGGCCCCGAAGCAGGTGAGTGAGAAAAGTACGTTGCCATTGACCTCGGTTAATAGTTGGGGGTCAGGCCTGGATTTAGGAGGTGAGAAGGCAGCAAGCACCCAGTTGGAGCTGGATGCTGTGGCGGTAGCGGACGGTGGTAggggccctcctgcccccagaagGGTAGCCGGTTCAGGGCTGGGGCTAGGAAGGGCCTGCACAGCCTGTCCTGCTGGCGTGTAGCCCGCAAGCTCAGCGTTCTTGGGCTGCTCTCTTTTGTCTTCCATCAATCTATGCCGAGACATCAGGCCGATAGGACCCTTTGGTCCTGCAGTTCACTAAGCCAACCCCACTTTCCTTCTCCAGCCTTGCTGGGAACCACAGTCTTCCAGGCAGTCAGGAGCCGCGTGGACTCTGCCACTAATTTGTTTCCCCCGTCGCGTCCGTCCGTGCCTATCTCCCTATCTGGCGGAGTTAATGAGATCGTTAAGTTGTCAGgttaagagacttttaaaaagcagtatagCCTAAAACAATGTTATCTCAGATTAAATCTTTACTGcagcaatttttatttatatataatatttttttctctcctgagacacagaaagaccgGAGGCGTTGGGTTGGAAATCAGAGTTCTCCGATCTCCCTTTGCCCAATGGTTGAaattcttacaattttatttaaataaacgtTTCTGGCGGTGAgacacatgcacgcgcacacacacacacacacacacacgccacggAGTCTCACAGACAAAGAGCCTCAAGAAATTCACTCTTGGTAGAGCCTCTGCTACTGATGCGGCAGCCGGTCCTGGTCCTGTTCTACTCCATTTCAACTCCGGGTTAGCCATCAAAGAATCACATGCTGGGAAGTGGGGGGTTAAGGGGGGAATAGGTGAACCTCCCAGGAATAAGGCTGGTTCTGAattccatctccccacccaccaccttaACATCTTCCCAGAACCCCGAGTCTCTCCTGAGGTGGAAAGAGGCGAAGACTAAATGTGTGTCAGAAAAAGGGACGGAGTAGACAAGAAGCCTGGGGCTCTCTTGATATGGGCCCCCATCCCTCTTGAGTTAAGGGTACATTGGCTAGTCCCATGACAGCCAGAGAAGCGGAAGTTGGAGACTGGGGGAAAAGAGAAGTCTGGAGTTCTCCAAGGGATCTCTCCACTTCTGCATGCAAACCCACACCTATGAGCGAGTCTTCCCACACAGAGGGACCCTCCGTAAGGCCCCAGAAGGGGGCGAtggaaaaaaggaggaagcaCAGGCAGACTCCTGGGGACACTGGAAACCCAGGCAAAGACTGCAGTTCCTTGAGACCCTGGGAGCCCCAGTGTGCCAGGGTGTTTAGGACCCTCTCCCGCCCTGGATTAGATGTGCCTGGATGGGTTTTGGAGGGTTATCGTGCCTGGATATGTTTTGGAGATGCCTCTCCCATAAGAGTAAGCAAGCATGAGAATGGCCATTCCTGTGCGAGACAGGTATCCTGTGAGTGTGTGTTCTGGGGAGGCCAAGTTGGGAAGATGTATTATTCTTTTCCCGATTGTGTTGGTCCCTTAACTTTTCTTCCTCCAAGAATTGGCATTGTCTTTGGGGACTCAGTGAGACATTCCTGTGaaggtgtatgtgtgcatgtgcacactcgTGTGCAgccacgtgtgtgtgtttgtgtgtgtgtagagctTTTGACGAGTGGAGAATTTCCTCAGCCTTCACTGCCccttgtgtgtgtgcaagcatgtAAGTAGGAATGTTGTTATCTCAGAGTGTAgggtgtgttttcttttctttattcaaatcTATAAGTAGCCTTTCTTTCCAAGGCCAGTCTCCTAGTGTTGGTGTGAGAGGCTGCAATACACATTAGGTTGCAACGGGATACAGGAGGTGTGAAGGGCTGTTTCCCCTGGAAACAGACAACAGCCTTTCTCCTCTGGGACTGAGGATCCTGCGATCTTTCTCATGATCCAGtctcactccccactccccatgcctccccctgtcccccccaTCCAGGACTAAGGAACCTGGCTGGGTTGGAACCCCACAGGACTCTCCATCTGGAGGTCACTTTACCAGGCTGCCAGGGAAGTCTCAGTTAGATCCTTTCCTGGGCTTGAGGGAAAAACCCTTCCCCACCCACATCTTAGTCCCCAGACCCAGGGCCAGCAGAATAGGCCTTTTAGCCGGTAGTCCCACAGCCAAGAACCCACCTGAGAGAGCAAGGCCAGTAGTTCTCAGGGAGATCCCTCCACGACTGTCTCCAAACCATCTGCTCCTGAGGCTGATCCACAGGCGGCTGGGTCAGCAGGCCAGTGTGGGTGTGAGGCAGGGGCAGTCCCTGGGCCAGTCTCCATCTTTCAGGGATTGGAGCTGGGAACCCTGAGGCAGGTCCCCCTGTTCAAAAACGAGCTCCCCACCCTAGGATCCACCTGTGTCCGACTTGAATGGTGTCGGGAGCCCACCCCTCAAAAAAACTCCAAGTGCTGGTTCGGGCAGATGTGTATCCAGACCTGTGCTGGTGGAGGATTGAGGGGCCCTGGGGAGCGaggggcttctgggaggaggagggggccagaGCTTTTTCACAACCAACCAGGCTCTTCCTCTTTTAGCCTTGACCGTGACTAGGTCTTTCTGACCTTGACATCACAGGGAACAcagggaaggggggcagggtGGAAAAGGCCTTGATCTTCCGGTGGCCAGAGAAGGGGAGGGCCGCTTGCCCCCTTGACGCGCCATCCCTCTTCCCGCCAGGGCCCGCCGCCTCTGTTTACACACAGAGGAGGTGTCGTCTCCAGTCTAGACAGGGGCGCTAATAACGCCCATAAAAGGCGGCCTCTCCAGAGATGTTCTGCAACTCAGCTCCCGCGCGCCTACCGCTGGCCGCTCCCTCCGCCTCCTCCGCCCCGCCCTTCTCAGATACCAGGCTGGGCCGGCGGCGGCCTTGGGGAGGGGGCTTCCAGAAGGTTTCTAGAGGCTGAGAATCCCCGCCCCGCACCCTTCTGAACCTCTTCTGTCTCCAAAGGTAAGTAGACTCCCGCTCTTCCAGCCCAGCCTCGAGATTCGCAGCACAGTCTCCAACCTCCACCCGCCCCCTGGGCCGGTTGCCCCCACCCCAGTCCGCCCGCGCACCCCCCTTtaccccctcccagccctggacTTGGGGCTTGGATTTGGGAAGCAGTGGATGGCTGGGCAGAGTAGACCCCAGGCATGTCTTGGCCTCTCCCCAGGGCTAGGCCTGGCGAGAAGCCATGGTCACTGCGAGCCGCTGGCTGTGGGGCAGAGGGCACTCGGGTAGTCCTCACCCCTTACGGAGCTTCGAGGTCGCGGAGACCAGGCCCTGGGCTCCCGGATACGGTGCAGGCGGCTGTGGGTGTGGCGTTTGATGGgagtggtttttttctttctttctttcttttttttttttttttaaacttggtcCCCACACCTTTCCTGACACTCAGTAATTCACTAGGCGGAGGAGATCCTCTGCTGGCGGAGGGGGAAAATGTCAGAGCCGCGAAACTATTTAACCATTGGTGCGCCGAAAGAACGGAGAAAAGGGGGGAAGAGGGCCCATTTAGGGATACTCAGGTGAGAGGTGGAGACATGGTCTTCCAGATGTCCCCGCTTGGGACCCCCCCTTCATTTCCTGAGTGGCCATTGTGGTGGGAGCGGGCCCAGAGATGCCGCAGAAGGATTAGAGGAGGTAAGGAAGCTCGCTGCTGACCCCAGGCCTCTTGTGTGAGCTTGAAAGCCTGACTGGGCCCCTCACCCAAGGTTCCATTAAAGCCTCCCCCCCCTTCTTCCCGTCAGGCTGCAGATCCCTAGAAAGCAGCACCTGGAGAAGGGGTCTCCCTATTTTCTTCTTAAGTCCTGGACACCCGGAGGGGTGACTGGGAACCAAGGTGGGCTCCGACCCATGGAGGAgttagggaagggaagaaagaggagacgGAGTCCCCCTACCTCCATCCCTCAGCCTTGTCTGAACCCGACAAAGATGCTGAACCAAGGCGGACCCGCCCCAAAGGAACGAAATAGAGAGGTCTGAAGGGTCGGATGGGGGTCCAGACCTTCCTCATCGGCCGCTTTTCCTCTCCCCTATCCCCGCCCGCTCAGTGCCAACACACCCCCCATCGGGGACCCAGGCCCTGACTCATTTGCATACGCGGCAGAACCGCTTTCTGCAAACTAGGCAGTGACCTTGAACTGGGCCACCGAGGCCTCTCAACTGACCGTGGAGAAGGCAGCACCGCGCCGAATAATTCTGACCTGGGGTCGGTGGGGGAGCCAGATCACAGCAGCTAGCAATCGCTCCTCGGTGGCCTGAGCCTCCCGCAGCCGCTTGGCCCCTGTCACCCGAGCCCGCGCGGACGCGGGAGGGATGCAGACAGGGGGCGCGGGGGCCAGCTGGTGGGTGCGCCGCAGCACGAGGGCTGCCTCGGGTCTTCAAGGAGAGCCTTGGGCCGCGTCCTAGCCTTCAGTTATAATTAACCCCTGAGTTAATGAGCGGGGCATGGTGGAGTCAGGCCAGCTACAGCAGGAGCCCGTGGCTCAGGGGCCAGCAGGCTGGCCGCCTCCACTAACCTTGTGATTTGATGAATGTGCGGGCGAGCGGACGCACAGATCGCTCCGCGGTTCCAGAGCCTGGGTCTGGCCAATTATAGTTTTGCATGTGGGCTGTGAAATGCGGCTGGATAAAACTCTCGGTTAGACGCAGCTACCCGGCGCTTTGAGCTGCGAGTCCCTCCAGGTCCCCCTCCCTCAGCCGCAGTCGGTTCCCGCCGCCGAGGCCGGTTTTAAATTTGAGGCTTCGCACCCGAGCCTCCCGCCGGCCCCGGGGACCCAGGCTGGGCGCGGCGCTCAGGGGCCTGTTCGTGGGAGCTTGGGTTAAGGCAGGGGCCGAGCTGCGTGTGTGGCTGGGTTCCCTGAAGGTGGACAGATCAGCGGTGGCGCACTGGGATTGCCTGGGTCCTCGCCGGCATCCTGAAAACCCTCAGGCTCACGATGGGCCTCGAGGAGCTGGACCCGGGATGCGAACGTGGCTGGTGGTTCTCGGCGGCTCTCCCTGAGAGGAAGCAGGGCCAGCTGCACGGAACCAGGAGGGATGTGTGCGTGTGCCACTGCCCACAGAGTCCGAAACCTGGGGAAAGTGGCCTTTTCAGTTGGGGCCGGATCCGACTGGGAGACACTGGAAGAAGAAAGCCCTCACTCCGTTCTCATTTCCCCCAGCGTTCTATCTGCCGCCCTGTGGCCGCGGCTCTGTGTGCTCAGCGGCCTGGCCGGAGGGCAGCGTGCCGGGCTCTGGGCCTGAGATTTTCCAACTAGGGAGGGACACGGGGAGGCTGAGGCCTTCCTCCTGGGGTCCCCTCTCGAGGAGACTGGAGTCATCTGGAAGAGTAAAAGAGAATGGGCAGAAGCCTCTGCCCCACACGGACTAATGATTACTCCGCGCAGCTCAGCTCGGCATCCCTCACACCAACAATAGCGGCTGAGCACGGAGGCCTGGAGGCCTGGAGACCTTGCTGCCTGCGCAGTGTTCTGGTCGAAAACAGCAACAATCttcaagtcacacacacacacccttttttttttaatctggaggACCCAACTCACccccaaataaatgttttaaaaattaaattttcagtgGTGCTCATCAATGCATCTCGGAAAGGGGGCATAAATAGAATGTTGGAGATGCTGTGACGTGGAACTTGCGGCGCAGGGATGCTTCTTTCTGCAGCCGCGCAGCCCCGTAATCAATTAGGCACCAAAAGGCCAATCCAGGCTGTCTCCTGCCCGCCGCTCCGCGCCCCGGCTCGCGCGGTTCTGACTGGAGGTGACTGCACGGGGCTAGCATCTCACCGCTCGGCCTCGGTTCCGGCAAGTGGGCCCGGCGGACGTGGGGCGGGCTCCTGGCGGCGGGAGGGGCCTGGCCGGGCAGCCGGGGCAGCcggggcggggaaggggaaggggaagcgGGGCGAGGGGCGGGCGCCGCGCTGGGAGCTCTGAGCTGCGCCGGGCAGGGGGAGACGCTCTCGCAAATTTCTGTCCGAGGGAGCAGTTCGGGTTTAGGAAATGAAATCGCCTGGCGAGCTGTGGAATTCGAAGAATCTGAGTTTCTCTCTGCCGCGTcctgcagaggagagagggagaaaaggggagatgAGAAGCCTCAGCTTAGATCTGCTTTTGTAGGTTCAGCTCATTCTCAGATACTTAACTTTCACCTACGTGGGTTGCTTTCTGCCCGATTCTCGCGGAGACCCTCGGTTTCTCCATCTAGCTCTTCTGATGTTTCCCCGTATGTAGACGTTTGCTGAACTATCTGTTGGACTTTGTATTACTTAAAGCCGTTCATATTGTAGAGGAGCCTGAAACAATCAAATAGAAATCCGAGTATTTTGTCTACTAGGCACCAATAGGATACACCTAGTGCTgaaggctttgttttgtttttcattttaatccgCTTATCTGTATTCTGTGGACGTGGTTGAGATCAGATTGTGGTTTCCAGATGTCGATTAATTTCATCAATGGCCAGCGTCGGGTTTTCAGCCTTTTCTGAAAGGAGCTGCCGAGGTTAGcaccataaatataattttaagccCCCAATAAGATCATTCTCCGgatccctctccctcacccccagcacACCTACTGACATTGGCACCGCCATCTGATGGTCCCAGCAGCAGGCTTAGATGGTTCTGGAGTGTGGGGGTCTACTCCGAAGTGGGAATCAGGAGCCTCTCAGGCCAGCCCAAGCTCTGCTGGAGTCCCAGAGCCTCTTGCTGCAAAGACTCCGGAAGACCCCCCAGAAACTCATGTGACCCACAAAAGTCCCAAGGAAGAGTAGTTCAGGCCCCCAGGTTTTCAAGAGCAGGTAGTCAAGTCCACATCGAGCTGGGcacctccttttcctgcttcctttctgcATCTGTCCTATAATGGTGAGTAGAAATGTGAGGCTAGGGTGGCTTCCAGCTTggggggggagaggtgggaaTACCCAGCATTGCAATTCTCTCATAGTCCTTCCTGGAGGAAAGGACCCTAagtgtccccccaaattcctgTGCAGATAGAGCTGAGGAGGGGGAGCACCGCAGTAGCAGGGCTGGGAAAGACCGTGGCAGGGAAACCTGTCCTTACCCCCACTTCGCCTCTACTGTAAATAAACCCCGAGCCAAAGGGCTCATCCGTCTCCTTAAACAGCCAGTAAACTTTATATGACACAATATCTAATAGTAATTTATTGGGGAGATATTGTAAATTCCAACGGTTTTAGTTAATAAAGGAGCTAATTAAAGAGGGACAGGCTGTGCTTGGCCAGCTGTTGGCGAGAAGATAATACATCTGGGGGGGGGTGCATGGTGCAGAAGTGTGTATGTGCAGGGATTTTTGGTGTGGCTTTTTCCCTTTTGCCCCGGGTCGGGCGATTGACTCACTATCTGCATTAggttttatgatatttttaaaaaccagaaaccaACGACTAAATCTGCCCCCGAGTtttgtctctccccccccccaccccagagtggggaagggggaagttGGAGTTGGTGCAAGGTGGGGGGATTCGCTGTCCCCACCCATCCCCCTGGCGGCGGCGCCCACGTGAGCCTGATGGCCAATGGGTGGCCGGTGCAGGTTTAACTATGTTTAATGTCAGATAGCAATAAAGTAGAAGCTGCCGGCCGGGCCCCGCGGAAATGGGCGAGCATAATCTCCTGAATCCCGGGTTTGTGGGGCCGCTGGTGAACATCCACACGGGAGACACGTTCTACTTCCCCAACTTCCGCGCGTCCGGGGCGCAGCTGCCAGGGCTGCCTTCGCTGTCCTACCCGCGCCGTGACAACGTGTGCTCGCTGCCCTGGCCGTCGGCGGAGCCCTGCAATGGCTACCCGCAGCCCTATCTCGGCAGCCCGGTGTCGCTCAACCCGCCCTTTGGCCGCACGTGCGAGCTGGCGCGCGTGGAGGACAGCAAGGGTTACTACCGCGAGCCGTGCGCTGAGGGCGGCGGGGGCCTGAAGCGTGAGGAGCGCGGGCGCGACCCGGGCCCAGGAGTCGGGCCGGGGGCGGCGCTGCTGCCGCTGGAGCCGTCGGGGCCCCCTGCGCTCGGTTTCAAGTACGACTacgcggcgggcggcggcggcggcgacggggGCGCGGGACCCCCGCACGACCCGCCCTCGTGCCAGTCACTGGAATCCGACTCCAGTTCGTCCCTGCTCAACGAGGGCAACAAGGGCGCCGGCGCCGGCGACCCGGGCAGCTTGGTATCGCCTTTAAACCCCGGCGGCGGGCTCTCGGCCAGCGGTAAGGACCCCGGCCCACTCTTGAGGCGTACTCAGGACCGGACAGCTCACCGGGGCGGGCAGGGTAGGACTGAGCTAGGGCCGCCTGGGGTGACAGAATGTGTGGTGAGGAAgggcttcttttaaaaagaagtgcggggtggggggagggcctaTAAACATGTAAATATCCCCATAAAAGAGCTGGAGAGATTCCCCTTTTCTGGACCTGCGGCTGGCTAGAGGGGGCAGGGAGCTCCGGCGAAGGGGATTCTGACCTAGACTTCCCCAGGcctaggggtggggggtggggaccgaGAGCTTGGTCTCTGCTCTCTAGGACCTCACCCCCCGCCTTGGCACAGACTCCCGTTACCTacattttttctccctctcttaagAAACACCAGTGGACCTGGTTTACTCTGGCCACTGGCTCATTCATGTCTGTTCTAGCTGATCAGGGACCCAGCACATCCTGGAGAAGGTGAAAGGAAGGGGCCAGGATATCCCGGAGCAGGAGAGCTTTGGGGAGAAGTGAGGGGTTCGAAGCACAGAGGGTCCAGGGATACTACGGTGGGAAGTCCAGTCGAGGAGGCCAGGAGGAGTGAAAGGGGGGAAAGAGGATGGTGAAGGTGGGAGAGTTGATGGGGATGGGGGTCTGCGTAGAAGAGAGGAGatgggagatgggagaggagaggccTGGGGTTGGGCGGTTAGGCCAAGGTGCAAAGGGCTGGGGAAGGACCGAGGGCACTGGGCTTGTCACCTCTTGGTCCTCTGGCCAACGCTGCCGGTTCGTCTCCACCCAGGCGCGCCCTGGTACCCGATCCACAGCCGCTCCCGGAAGAAGCGCAAGCCCTATTCGAAGTTGCAGCTGGCGGAGCTGGAGGGGGAGTTTCTGGTGAACGAGTTCATCACGCGGCAGCGCCGGAGGGAACTCTCAGACCGCTTGAATCTTAGTGACCAGCAGGTCAAGATCTGGTTTCAGAACcggagaatgaaaaagaaaagacttctgTTGAGGGAGCAAGCTCTCTCCTTCTTTTAGGCGGCAAGACACGGGCACCGGCCCCGGACTGAGCCTGTCTCTGGCAGGGAGCAAGAGGGGGCGCTGCCTGGGACCCAGTCCCCGCTTAGAACGCCAGGCATCTCTGGCAGGCCCTCCCTGGACATcctcttgtctgttttgtttgtggttccctcccacacacccccagCAGGCCCTGCCAGgtcccagagagaagggaagaagccagccaaggagagaggaagcCCACAGCTGCAGGCAGGGGATAGGGGCAGGGAAGGCTGAGGTGCTGGGGAAGGACTGGTTTGCAGTGGGACCGGGGCACTGGGCCCGGGGCTGAGGAGCTGGAGCAAAGGTaatccaggcgcccccctcccaccacttTCCTTCCGTGGTCGGAAGTCAACCTGCAGTAGGCAAAAGTGGGGACAGTGGAACCGAGGCTCCCCAAACTCCCAGCGGTTGGGGTTAGGAGAGGCGGAGAGGAGGGAGCAAGAGTGGAGCGTCTGCGGAGAGATTGGCAGGGGTCAGCGTAGCTATGCAAGGgcaggaggaagtggagaaacCTGGGAGGAAGTGCGGTTTGGGAGAACAGCGTGATCATTAATGCCCAGTAAAGTCCGCTGGGGTCTCGTCCTCTAGGCCTGGAGGCCGAAGGGGCCGAGGCACAGGCGTTTGACAGAGCCGGCTGCGGACAAGGCGACCATCAGCCTTAAGTCCCCTCTGGGGCGGGCTGCCTGAAAAGTCTCCTGGTCTCCAGCCCTCTCCCGACGCCTCTGCCCGCCCATTCGCTCACAGGTGTGCTGCCAGGCAGTCTTCCTGCCGCCTAGGCGGCTGCGGACCGGAAGCCGCAAGCGCGGAATTGAGAGCCCAGCGGACGCAGCCTCGGGCATAGTAGCCACCCCAGGGACCCCCACCTGGCCCTCCAGGAAGCCCAAGAGGCTATGAAAGAGTCTGCGAAGCGCGGCATTGATTGGCCGGGAGAGTTTCTGGCAGCCGCCGCTACCGCCGCTGATTCTCCCTTCCCCGCTGGCGTTCACGGTCACGGCCGGCCAGAGGCTGGACCGGCATAATTTACGAGGCAGGAGGAGAATCTGCCCCTAAAGGGGCTACCGGCCGCAGAGGCCCCTGCTCAGCCCTGGTTTCCCAGGCTGGTGACAATGAAGGAGGGGGGCGCTGCAGTCCCCCACAcaactcctttctctcttttaccCATCCCCattccacccgcccccccccccccaccccacaacgtCGCCCTTTGTCTCAGGATCCTCTGCCTCCGCC
It encodes the following:
- the HOXC12 gene encoding homeobox protein Hox-C12 produces the protein MGEHNLLNPGFVGPLVNIHTGDTFYFPNFRASGAQLPGLPSLSYPRRDNVCSLPWPSAEPCNGYPQPYLGSPVSLNPPFGRTCELARVEDSKGYYREPCAEGGGGLKREERGRDPGPGVGPGAALLPLEPSGPPALGFKYDYAAGGGGGDGGAGPPHDPPSCQSLESDSSSSLLNEGNKGAGAGDPGSLVSPLNPGGGLSASGAPWYPIHSRSRKKRKPYSKLQLAELEGEFLVNEFITRQRRRELSDRLNLSDQQVKIWFQNRRMKKKRLLLREQALSFF